Proteins from a genomic interval of Chloroflexota bacterium:
- the atpD gene encoding F0F1 ATP synthase subunit beta codes for MALGTVGHVVQVIGTVVDVEFPSEGLPAIHSAVALDLDGEALVLEVQQHLGNSWVRCLALGPTEGLARGTEVVDRGEAVSVPVGRGSLGRLFNVLGEPLDGLGEVPAEERWPIHREPPAFEEQETSTSMLETGIKVIDLVSPFARGGKIGAYGGAGVGKTVIILELIHNIARVHQGFSVVAGVGERSREGNDLWNEMRESGVLSNATLVFGQMNEPPGVRARIGLTGLTMAEYFRDNEGQDVLLFIDNIYRYILAGMEVSALLGRMPSAVGYQPTLSTEMGALEERITSTSKGSITSVQAIYVPADDYTDPGIVATFGHLDAIISLERSIAEQGLYPAVDPLASNSRILDPQVVGDEHYRVARGVQAVLQRYRDLQDIIAILGVEELSEEDKVTVGRARRLQRFLSQPMNVAEAFTGREGRYVPITETVRGFAEILEGKHDDLPEQAFYMVGTIEEAREAAEKMG; via the coding sequence ATGGCTCTTGGAACCGTTGGACACGTAGTGCAGGTCATCGGGACCGTGGTGGACGTGGAGTTCCCCTCGGAGGGATTGCCGGCCATTCACTCCGCTGTCGCCTTGGACCTTGACGGCGAGGCGCTGGTGCTCGAGGTGCAGCAGCACTTGGGGAACAGCTGGGTGCGTTGCCTGGCCCTGGGACCGACGGAGGGCCTGGCTCGCGGCACCGAGGTCGTCGACCGAGGCGAGGCTGTCAGCGTGCCCGTGGGCCGCGGCTCTCTTGGCCGCCTGTTCAACGTGCTTGGTGAGCCGCTGGATGGCTTGGGTGAAGTGCCCGCGGAGGAGCGGTGGCCCATCCACCGGGAGCCGCCTGCCTTCGAGGAGCAGGAGACCAGCACATCGATGCTGGAGACGGGCATCAAGGTCATCGACCTGGTGTCCCCCTTCGCACGTGGCGGCAAGATCGGCGCGTACGGCGGCGCCGGCGTAGGCAAGACGGTGATCATCCTGGAGCTTATCCACAACATCGCACGGGTTCACCAGGGATTCTCAGTAGTTGCGGGCGTGGGCGAGCGCTCGCGCGAGGGCAATGACCTCTGGAATGAGATGAGGGAGTCCGGCGTGCTGAGCAATGCGACGCTGGTCTTCGGTCAGATGAACGAGCCGCCGGGCGTGCGCGCGCGAATCGGGCTCACGGGTCTGACCATGGCGGAGTACTTCCGCGACAACGAGGGGCAGGACGTGCTCCTGTTCATCGACAACATCTACCGCTACATCTTGGCGGGCATGGAAGTGTCGGCGCTGCTGGGCCGGATGCCCTCTGCTGTGGGCTACCAGCCGACGCTGTCCACGGAGATGGGCGCGCTGGAGGAGCGGATCACCTCCACCAGTAAGGGATCCATCACCTCAGTTCAGGCCATCTACGTGCCGGCGGACGACTACACCGACCCGGGCATTGTCGCGACGTTCGGGCACCTGGACGCCATCATTTCACTGGAGCGGTCCATTGCGGAGCAGGGGCTGTACCCGGCGGTGGACCCGCTGGCCTCCAACTCGCGCATCCTGGACCCGCAAGTGGTCGGCGATGAGCACTACCGCGTGGCCCGGGGCGTGCAGGCGGTGTTGCAGCGCTACCGCGACCTGCAGGACATCATCGCGATTCTGGGTGTTGAGGAGCTGTCGGAGGAGGACAAGGTGACGGTGGGCCGCGCACGCAGGCTGCAGCGGTTCCTGTCGCAGCCGATGAACGTCGCCGAGGCGTTCACGGGCCGTGAGGGCCGGTACGTCCCCATCACCGAGACGGTGCGGGGCTTTGCAGAGATCCTCGAGGGTAAGCACGACGACCTTCCCGAGCAGGCCTTCTACATGGTCGGCACTATCGAGGAGGCCCGGGAAGCCGCCGAGAAGATGGGCTAG
- a CDS encoding F0F1 ATP synthase subunit epsilon, which yields MATMQFEMVTAERLLFSGEVESVVAPGAAGELGILPHHAPLLTTLNPGELRIRQGGQEQSIAVTGGFLEVLDNRVTILADAAEQADEIVLERAEEAMRRAEERIATRESDMDLQQAVAALRRAQVRVLVARRRRSRVPGGGPQPGAAE from the coding sequence ATGGCGACCATGCAGTTCGAGATGGTGACGGCGGAGCGGTTGCTCTTCTCCGGCGAGGTGGAGTCCGTGGTGGCACCCGGCGCCGCCGGGGAGCTGGGCATCCTTCCGCACCACGCGCCGCTGCTGACAACACTGAACCCCGGCGAGCTGCGCATCAGGCAGGGTGGGCAGGAGCAGTCCATAGCGGTCACTGGCGGGTTCCTGGAGGTGCTGGATAACCGTGTGACTATCCTGGCCGATGCTGCGGAGCAGGCCGATGAGATTGTGCTGGAGCGCGCAGAGGAGGCGATGCGCCGGGCGGAGGAGCGCATCGCGACGCGGGAGTCAGACATGGACTTGCAGCAGGCGGTGGCGGCGCTGCGGCGGGCGCAGGTTCGCGTCTTGGTGGCGCGGAGGCGTCGGAGCCGCGTTCCCGGCGGGGGACCACAGCCGGGGGCGGCAGAGTAG
- a CDS encoding redox-sensing transcriptional repressor Rex, whose product MEVPEVVVNRLPQYVRALRHLQAQGNDVVSSQLLGRTLQMTPAQIRKDLSYFGRFGKQGRGYTIAYLLAELQDILQLDHEWNMAVVGVGRLGRAIISYPGFAPEGFKVVAAFDADERQVGQSIGGLIVQPMTDLPDTVRQKSIQIGIVAVPAAQAADVVDQITLCGIRAILNYAPVNTHTPQEVKVRNIDPVLSLQSMTYYLRSNDTGS is encoded by the coding sequence ATGGAAGTCCCCGAGGTCGTTGTAAACAGGCTCCCCCAGTACGTGCGAGCCCTGCGCCACCTCCAGGCCCAGGGCAACGACGTCGTCAGTTCCCAGCTCCTCGGCCGCACCCTCCAGATGACCCCGGCCCAGATACGAAAGGACCTCAGCTACTTCGGCCGCTTCGGCAAGCAGGGCCGCGGCTACACCATCGCCTACCTCCTCGCGGAGCTCCAGGACATCCTCCAGCTGGACCACGAGTGGAACATGGCAGTAGTAGGCGTAGGCCGCCTCGGCCGCGCCATCATCAGCTACCCCGGCTTCGCCCCCGAGGGCTTCAAAGTAGTGGCAGCCTTTGACGCCGACGAACGCCAGGTAGGCCAAAGCATAGGCGGCCTCATAGTCCAGCCCATGACGGACCTCCCGGACACCGTCCGCCAGAAGAGCATCCAGATAGGCATCGTAGCCGTGCCCGCCGCCCAGGCCGCAGACGTCGTTGACCAGATCACCCTCTGCGGCATCCGCGCCATCCTCAACTACGCCCCCGTCAACACCCACACCCCCCAGGAGGTGAAGGTCCGCAACATAGACCCCGTCCTCTCCCTCCAGTCCATGACCTACTACCTCCGCTCCAACGACACCGGCAGCTAG
- the atpG gene encoding ATP synthase F1 subunit gamma, producing MPSLRQIRRRIRTVQNTGKITRAMEMVAAVKMRRAQQATMAARPYAEKMAELLSHLAGMPSNEDSHPLLQTRSIERATLVHVTPDRGLCGALPGNLNRRAGSFILEDNAGTPVSVVTVGRKGRDFMIRANREVQAVFDGLGDRPTLMEIVPLARLIMDSFTSGETDAVFISYGQFVNTIVQRPTLQQLLPVAPAELAADNAVGYIYEPIPAEVLDALLPRYVEMELYHAVLEGIASEQSARMVAMRNATENAQDLVKDLTLAANKVRQEAITNELLDIIGGNLTFQ from the coding sequence ATGCCAAGTCTACGACAGATACGTCGGCGCATCCGCACGGTGCAGAACACGGGTAAGATCACGCGCGCCATGGAGATGGTGGCGGCAGTGAAGATGCGCCGCGCACAGCAGGCAACGATGGCTGCTCGGCCCTACGCGGAGAAGATGGCTGAGTTGCTCTCCCACCTTGCCGGCATGCCCAGCAACGAGGACTCGCACCCGCTCCTGCAGACCCGGTCCATTGAGCGAGCCACGCTTGTGCACGTGACCCCGGACCGGGGCCTGTGTGGGGCGCTTCCCGGCAACCTGAATCGCCGTGCTGGCTCGTTCATCCTGGAGGATAACGCCGGCACCCCGGTGTCTGTTGTCACCGTCGGACGAAAGGGGCGCGATTTCATGATCCGTGCCAACCGCGAAGTTCAGGCGGTCTTTGACGGCCTTGGCGACCGGCCGACGCTGATGGAAATCGTCCCGCTGGCCCGGCTCATCATGGACTCCTTCACGTCGGGCGAGACCGACGCGGTGTTCATCTCGTACGGTCAATTCGTGAACACAATCGTGCAGCGGCCGACGTTGCAGCAGCTTCTACCTGTGGCGCCGGCGGAGCTGGCAGCAGACAACGCCGTGGGCTACATCTATGAACCCATACCGGCCGAGGTGCTCGACGCTCTGCTCCCGCGCTACGTAGAGATGGAGCTCTACCACGCGGTGCTGGAAGGCATCGCAAGCGAGCAATCGGCCCGCATGGTGGCCATGCGCAACGCGACAGAAAACGCGCAAGACTTGGTGAAGGACCTGACGCTGGCGGCCAACAAGGTGCGGCAGGAAGCCATTACCAACGAGCTACTTGACATCATCGGCGGCAACCTGACCTTCCAATAA
- the atpA gene encoding F0F1 ATP synthase subunit alpha gives MAIRGEDIVSVIKQQIEGFESRVSMVDVGVVMDVGDGIARIHGLAGCKSTELLEFPNNVFGMALNLEEDSVGAVILGEENTVREGDQVRTTGRMVEVPVGDGLLGRVVDPLGRPLDGKGPVASTKNRPVERVAPDVTKRKSVDTPVQTGIKAIDAMIPIGRGQRELIIGDRSIGKTAICIDAIINQKGKDLLCVYVAVGQKAGKVAGVLGTLEQAGAMEHTIIVAANAADSAALQFLAPYAGCAIAEEIMESGRDALVIYDDLSKHAWAYRQLSLLLRRPAGREAYPGDVFYLHSRLLERAAKLSDEEGGGSMTALPVIETQAGDVSAYIPTNVISITDGQIYLEADMFNAGNRPAVNAGLSVSRVGGSAQRRAMRRVAGRMRLDLAQYRELASFAQFGTSDLDAATRQQLERGQRTTEILKQAQYRPQNLEHQVMTFFAVGNGFVDEVPIADVQRWESEFTQYMDTAHPEVGRSIVETNDITEENTAALRSAIEEFQKGFAAA, from the coding sequence ATGGCCATTCGTGGCGAAGACATCGTATCAGTCATCAAGCAGCAAATAGAAGGATTTGAGAGCCGCGTGTCCATGGTGGATGTGGGTGTGGTGATGGACGTCGGCGACGGCATCGCCCGCATCCACGGGCTAGCGGGCTGCAAGTCCACGGAGTTGTTGGAGTTCCCCAACAACGTGTTCGGCATGGCGCTGAACCTGGAAGAGGACAGCGTGGGTGCCGTCATCCTGGGCGAGGAGAATACCGTCCGGGAGGGCGACCAAGTGCGCACAACTGGGCGCATGGTCGAGGTCCCTGTTGGCGACGGCCTGCTGGGCCGCGTTGTCGACCCGCTGGGACGTCCCCTTGATGGCAAGGGTCCCGTGGCCAGCACTAAGAACCGCCCCGTGGAGCGTGTCGCGCCGGACGTGACCAAGCGGAAGTCGGTGGACACGCCAGTGCAGACAGGCATCAAGGCGATTGACGCCATGATCCCCATCGGCCGCGGCCAACGTGAGCTCATCATCGGCGACCGTTCCATCGGCAAGACCGCCATTTGCATCGACGCCATCATCAACCAGAAAGGCAAGGACCTGTTGTGCGTCTACGTGGCCGTCGGACAGAAGGCGGGCAAGGTCGCGGGCGTGCTCGGAACGCTGGAGCAGGCCGGTGCGATGGAACACACCATCATCGTGGCCGCCAACGCCGCTGACTCGGCAGCGCTGCAATTCCTCGCCCCCTACGCCGGTTGCGCCATCGCAGAGGAGATCATGGAGTCTGGACGGGACGCCCTCGTCATCTACGACGACCTCTCGAAGCACGCATGGGCATACCGCCAGCTTTCGCTGCTCCTACGTCGACCTGCGGGCCGCGAGGCCTATCCCGGCGACGTCTTCTACCTGCACAGCCGGCTACTGGAGCGCGCCGCCAAGCTGAGCGATGAGGAGGGCGGCGGTTCCATGACCGCGTTGCCAGTCATCGAAACGCAGGCAGGCGACGTGTCCGCCTATATCCCGACCAACGTGATTTCAATTACGGACGGCCAGATCTACTTGGAGGCCGACATGTTTAACGCCGGCAACCGCCCGGCGGTGAATGCGGGCCTTTCGGTTTCCCGAGTGGGCGGCAGTGCCCAGCGGCGCGCCATGCGGCGGGTCGCTGGCCGCATGCGCCTGGACTTGGCCCAATATCGGGAGTTGGCCTCCTTCGCGCAGTTCGGAACGTCCGACCTTGACGCAGCGACTCGGCAGCAACTGGAGCGTGGCCAGCGCACCACTGAGATCCTGAAGCAAGCCCAGTACCGACCACAGAACCTCGAGCACCAGGTGATGACCTTCTTCGCGGTGGGCAACGGCTTCGTAGATGAGGTACCCATTGCAGACGTTCAGCGCTGGGAGTCCGAGTTCACGCAGTACATGGACACGGCCCACCCAGAGGTTGGCCGAAGCATCGTTGAGACCAACGACATTACGGAGGAGAACACCGCGGCCCTTCGCTCTGCAATAGAGGAGTTCCAGAAGGGCTTCGCGGCGGCGTAA
- the atpF gene encoding F0F1 ATP synthase subunit B gives MALLDGLEKLGFHIPSLIVFLVNFAILLAVLYAFGYKRILAMLDQRSERIRDSLSEADRVRQESTQAREELEAQLGEARRAGQQVLEEARQAAERYREGEQARARAEAEDFLRRARTQIEQERNQAIEQVREHFADLAITAAERVIDRSLDRDAHRDLIERALSESAEAQRN, from the coding sequence GTGGCACTTTTGGACGGATTGGAGAAGCTGGGGTTTCACATACCCAGCCTGATAGTCTTTCTCGTAAACTTCGCTATCCTCTTGGCGGTGCTGTACGCCTTTGGGTACAAGCGCATCCTGGCCATGCTGGACCAGCGCTCGGAGCGCATCCGGGACTCGCTGTCTGAGGCGGACCGGGTTCGGCAGGAGTCGACCCAAGCCCGCGAGGAGCTCGAGGCCCAGTTGGGCGAGGCCCGTCGTGCCGGCCAGCAGGTGCTGGAAGAGGCCCGACAGGCCGCCGAGCGCTACCGCGAGGGGGAGCAAGCGCGGGCACGCGCGGAAGCGGAGGACTTTCTCCGGCGTGCGCGTACGCAGATCGAGCAGGAGCGCAACCAAGCTATCGAGCAGGTGCGCGAGCACTTTGCCGACTTGGCCATCACCGCGGCGGAACGCGTCATCGACCGCTCCCTGGACCGCGATGCTCACCGGGACCTTATCGAAAGGGCACTCAGCGAGAGCGCTGAGGCGCAGCGGAACTAG
- a CDS encoding ATP synthase F0 subunit C has translation MVETEGLKLLGAGIAAGLGMLGPGLGIGILGAGAMNALGRNPEARGAILTNMILAIAFAEALGIYALIVAVILALVA, from the coding sequence ATGGTAGAGACGGAAGGGTTGAAGTTGTTGGGCGCTGGCATTGCGGCCGGCCTGGGCATGTTGGGGCCTGGCCTTGGCATCGGCATCCTAGGCGCGGGTGCCATGAACGCCCTGGGGCGTAACCCGGAGGCCCGGGGCGCTATTCTGACCAACATGATCCTGGCCATCGCCTTCGCCGAGGCATTGGGCATCTATGCTTTGATCGTGGCGGTCATCCTGGCGCTGGTGGCGTAG
- a CDS encoding F0F1 ATP synthase subunit delta, with protein MAGRRQPSSKRYAQALFELAQESGAVTEWDEQLATLAAAAGTPEFVSLMEAPEITADERARALGHVLPDMTDGAGNLLHLLARARAVQAFPQVHERFRELVDASQGVVRVEVASAVELSEDDTKRIAEQLSTVLGGDVRVTASVDSELLGGLVIRVGDRVIDGSARQRLNSLRGALARGMV; from the coding sequence ATGGCGGGGCGAAGACAGCCATCGTCCAAGCGGTACGCGCAAGCGCTCTTTGAGCTTGCTCAGGAGTCAGGTGCCGTTACCGAATGGGACGAGCAGTTGGCAACGCTTGCCGCAGCGGCTGGCACGCCAGAGTTTGTCTCCCTGATGGAGGCACCGGAGATAACTGCGGACGAGCGCGCGCGGGCGTTGGGGCACGTCCTTCCGGACATGACCGACGGCGCCGGCAACTTGTTGCATCTGCTTGCTCGGGCACGAGCGGTGCAGGCGTTTCCGCAGGTGCACGAGCGCTTCAGGGAGCTCGTCGATGCGTCGCAGGGCGTCGTCCGCGTGGAGGTTGCCTCCGCCGTGGAATTGTCGGAGGACGACACGAAGCGCATAGCTGAGCAGCTCTCGACGGTGCTGGGCGGCGACGTGCGTGTGACCGCGTCTGTGGACTCGGAGTTGTTGGGCGGTTTGGTCATTCGGGTGGGCGACCGCGTCATAGACGGCAGCGCACGCCAGCGGCTCAACTCACTGCGGGGTGCGCTTGCACGGGGTATGGTCTAA